A genomic segment from Nitratiruptor sp. YY08-10 encodes:
- a CDS encoding 1-aminocyclopropane-1-carboxylate deaminase/D-cysteine desulfhydrase, whose product MKLFKPSPVETVRYKNLSFYLKRDDLLHPDFSGNKARKLFFLLHNPPKNIQKIISYGSMQSNAMYSLSVIAKMRGWEFEYYTRINEKLLQNPKGNLKAALKNGMKLKDIRHWTLDIGDLNLLSECKTIDDVVIVPEGARCKEAEEGIKLLAQEIMEWAENENIKQLNIFLPSGTGTTALFLQKNLSRFQVFAVPCVGDKEYLKKQFFALEADEKFHPTILEPPKKYHFGKLYKELFAIWQKLKEQTGVEFDLLYDPIAFKTIISNSRFPIPFLYIHQGGLKGNETMIERYKKKFDTIR is encoded by the coding sequence TTGAAATTGTTTAAACCCTCACCTGTAGAAACGGTGCGTTATAAAAATCTCTCTTTTTATCTTAAACGTGACGATCTCCTCCATCCGGATTTTAGCGGCAATAAAGCACGAAAACTCTTTTTTTTGTTACACAATCCTCCAAAGAATATACAAAAAATTATCTCTTATGGTTCAATGCAGTCTAATGCTATGTATTCACTCTCAGTTATAGCCAAAATGAGGGGATGGGAGTTTGAATATTATACAAGAATCAATGAAAAGCTTTTACAAAATCCAAAAGGAAATTTAAAAGCGGCGCTTAAAAATGGGATGAAGCTAAAAGACATTAGACATTGGACATTGGACATTGGAGATTTGAATTTACTTAGTGAGTGTAAAACAATAGATGACGTAGTAATCGTGCCAGAAGGTGCAAGATGCAAAGAGGCTGAAGAGGGGATAAAACTGTTGGCTCAAGAAATTATGGAGTGGGCTGAAAATGAGAATATAAAACAATTGAATATCTTTTTACCTTCAGGAACGGGTACCACCGCTCTTTTTCTACAAAAAAATCTATCCCGATTCCAGGTCTTTGCCGTCCCTTGCGTAGGCGACAAAGAGTATCTAAAAAAACAGTTTTTTGCCTTAGAAGCAGATGAGAAGTTTCATCCAACCATACTTGAGCCACCCAAAAAATATCATTTTGGCAAACTCTACAAAGAACTTTTTGCAATATGGCAAAAATTAAAGGAACAGACAGGAGTCGAATTTGATCTGCTATATGATCCAATTGCTTTTAAAACGATAATTTCTAACTCCCGATTCCCAATTCCTTTTTTATATATCCATCAAGGAGGTCTTAAAGGCAATGAGACGATGATAGAGAGATACAAGAAAAAGTTTGATACAATCAGATAA
- the fbaA gene encoding class II fructose-bisphosphate aldolase, translating into MGVRSFLKPGVVWGDDLLKLYEYAKEHSFALPAINVVGTNSINAVMEAAREANSPVIIQLSNGGAHFWAGKGLDNEGQKAAILGAIAAAKHVHILAEAYGVSVVLHTDHAARKLLPWIDGLLAAGEEYFKLHGKPLFSSHMLDLSEEPLEENLSTCEEYLRRMAPLGMHLEIELGVTGGEEDGVDNTGIDNAKLYTQPEEVAEAYKRLSSISPYFTIAASFGNVHGVYKPGHVRLEPIILKNSQEYIKKHFGIDKEKPVSFVFHGGSGSELSKIHEAIDYGVVKMNIDTDTQWAFWSGVKGYIEKYHDYLQSQIGNPEGEDKPNKKYYDPRKWLREGEKSMKARVIKAYEDLRSLNVN; encoded by the coding sequence ATGGGCGTACGATCGTTTCTAAAGCCAGGAGTAGTTTGGGGCGATGATCTTTTGAAACTCTATGAGTATGCAAAAGAGCACTCTTTTGCTCTACCAGCTATTAACGTTGTAGGGACTAATTCTATCAATGCCGTTATGGAAGCTGCCAGGGAAGCAAACTCTCCTGTCATCATTCAGCTCAGCAACGGAGGAGCACATTTTTGGGCTGGTAAAGGACTGGATAACGAAGGGCAAAAAGCAGCCATTCTTGGTGCGATTGCAGCAGCAAAACATGTCCATATCTTGGCTGAAGCGTATGGCGTGAGTGTGGTATTGCATACAGACCACGCGGCAAGAAAACTCCTTCCATGGATCGACGGGCTTTTGGCCGCTGGGGAAGAGTACTTTAAGCTTCACGGCAAGCCTCTTTTTAGTTCCCATATGCTTGATTTAAGCGAAGAGCCACTGGAAGAGAATCTCTCGACGTGTGAAGAGTATCTCAGGCGAATGGCACCGCTTGGAATGCATCTTGAAATCGAACTAGGTGTCACTGGTGGAGAAGAAGATGGTGTGGACAATACCGGTATTGACAATGCGAAGCTCTATACCCAGCCAGAAGAGGTTGCTGAAGCGTACAAAAGATTAAGTAGCATCAGTCCATATTTTACCATTGCGGCAAGCTTTGGAAATGTCCATGGAGTCTATAAGCCGGGACATGTACGGTTGGAGCCTATTATTTTGAAAAACTCTCAAGAATATATTAAAAAGCATTTTGGTATCGATAAAGAAAAACCTGTGAGCTTCGTTTTTCACGGAGGAAGTGGAAGTGAACTCTCCAAAATCCATGAAGCGATCGATTATGGTGTCGTGAAGATGAACATCGATACCGATACCCAGTGGGCATTTTGGAGTGGAGTGAAGGGATATATCGAAAAATATCACGACTATCTCCAAAGCCAGATAGGAAACCCTGAAGGGGAAGATAAACCAAATAAGAAATATTACGATCCAAGAAAATGGCTTCGAGAAGGTGAAAAGAGTATGAAAGCCAGAGTCATTAAAGCCTACGAGGATCTTCGAAGTCTCAATGTAAACTAA
- a CDS encoding M14/M99 family metallopeptidase, with protein sequence MENLSRRKFIITSALLSASPLFAKNSSKVHIDLMKKPFEYHVKKGKLPGKRVLIIGGIHGNEIGAYKASDLLVDCDIKRGELIIIPRSNFTSILAKMRGYNGDMNRKFAHIDKKDPDRYFVELLKSAILEFRPDVVISMHDGYGFARKNPNHWGQSIVIDENVYKNFHLYEEASSILKDANPHFAHYKLGLLNTRTFTSSRHKEQRNALTGWCLQHDIKAYCIEASKQLRLDQKIYTHLVMLREFFKRYKIELAPSIDQLIHDETLWNHHKTPTVTLKINGSIHKFSKSSTIKIPKGSNIEVIAIDGNRGSYLIGKHINLNWQSFCFSKPQQFLLKEDYKTRMRLTVCPV encoded by the coding sequence ATGGAAAATCTTAGCCGAAGAAAATTTATAATAACTAGTGCACTTCTAAGCGCATCTCCACTTTTTGCTAAAAATAGTTCAAAAGTCCACATCGATCTAATGAAGAAACCTTTTGAATACCATGTAAAAAAAGGAAAACTCCCCGGGAAGCGAGTTTTGATAATTGGAGGGATTCATGGTAATGAAATCGGGGCTTATAAAGCAAGCGATCTTTTAGTAGATTGCGATATCAAACGAGGTGAGCTTATCATTATCCCACGTAGCAACTTCACCTCCATTCTAGCCAAAATGCGAGGCTATAACGGAGATATGAACAGAAAATTTGCCCATATAGATAAAAAAGACCCGGATAGATATTTTGTTGAGCTTTTAAAATCGGCTATCTTGGAATTTCGGCCAGATGTTGTCATATCTATGCATGATGGATACGGTTTTGCTAGGAAAAATCCTAACCATTGGGGACAATCTATTGTTATTGATGAAAATGTATATAAAAACTTTCATCTTTATGAGGAGGCTTCTTCTATTTTAAAAGATGCGAATCCCCATTTTGCCCATTATAAACTGGGACTACTCAACACAAGAACATTTACAAGCTCACGACACAAAGAGCAGCGAAACGCATTAACAGGCTGGTGTTTGCAGCATGATATCAAGGCTTATTGTATCGAAGCTTCAAAACAGCTTCGTCTCGATCAAAAAATTTATACTCATCTTGTCATGCTAAGAGAGTTTTTTAAACGATACAAAATTGAACTTGCTCCTTCTATCGATCAGCTTATTCATGATGAGACTCTTTGGAATCACCATAAAACACCTACCGTAACATTAAAAATTAATGGAAGTATTCATAAATTTTCAAAAAGTAGTACTATTAAAATTCCAAAAGGAAGCAATATCGAAGTTATTGCAATAGACGGCAATCGGGGAAGTTATTTGATAGGAAAACATATCAATCTCAATTGGCAAAGCTTCTGTTTCTCTAAACCTCAGCAATTTTTGCTCAAAGAAGATTATAAAACAAGGATGAGACTAACCGTTTGTCCTGTCTAA
- a CDS encoding murein L,D-transpeptidase family protein encodes MNIFIILFTTFSLLFAESFVNLSHAKIDDIEKFLKNLDPKSKIELEVLDLVRHGDKRSAAFLLSLLQTDSHTDDKQLENLLVHPKSFSVIVVSKNEQKLKLIYGKNGFIRTIEIPCITGKRQGDKLEAGDKKTPNGVYFPKWFIPQEKLNKIYGVGAFPLNYPNIIDKKIYHKTGDGIWLHATNDDKRKPFSSNGCVVVTNKNFTKIKPFVIPKKTPIVIVDDFSYVDKKNFENTKLSLGYFLYHWKKSWEQSVNGKYKDYIDCYSDHLISRYGDKKSFTEYKKQVAQGKKWIKLTLKNLYVTKDGRVLDYGHIYVASFDMDYRSNNYKWHGKKILYIIKENGKWKILAEENL; translated from the coding sequence ATGAATATATTCATCATTCTTTTTACTACATTTTCGCTTCTTTTTGCTGAGTCTTTTGTTAATCTTTCTCATGCAAAAATAGATGATATTGAAAAATTTTTAAAAAATCTTGATCCCAAAAGTAAAATAGAGCTAGAGGTACTAGATCTTGTTCGTCACGGTGATAAAAGAAGTGCAGCCTTTTTACTTTCACTTTTACAAACCGATTCCCATACCGACGATAAACAACTTGAAAATCTTCTTGTCCATCCAAAGAGTTTTAGCGTCATTGTCGTAAGTAAAAATGAACAGAAACTCAAACTCATCTATGGAAAAAATGGATTTATACGAACAATAGAAATTCCTTGTATCACAGGTAAACGGCAAGGTGATAAATTAGAAGCCGGAGATAAAAAAACTCCCAATGGAGTCTATTTTCCCAAATGGTTTATACCCCAAGAAAAACTCAATAAAATTTATGGAGTAGGAGCATTTCCCCTTAATTATCCCAACATCATCGACAAAAAAATCTATCATAAAACAGGTGACGGAATATGGTTGCATGCTACCAATGACGACAAAAGAAAACCATTTAGCTCGAATGGGTGTGTTGTCGTAACGAATAAGAATTTTACAAAAATTAAACCATTTGTTATACCTAAAAAAACACCTATAGTAATAGTCGATGATTTTTCCTATGTAGACAAAAAAAATTTTGAAAATACAAAGCTATCTTTAGGATATTTCTTGTATCATTGGAAGAAATCGTGGGAACAGAGTGTGAATGGAAAATATAAAGATTATATTGATTGCTACAGCGATCACCTCATCAGTCGATACGGCGATAAAAAGAGTTTTACCGAATACAAAAAGCAAGTGGCACAAGGAAAAAAGTGGATCAAACTTACTCTTAAAAATCTCTATGTGACAAAAGATGGACGAGTACTCGATTACGGTCATATCTATGTTGCCTCGTTCGATATGGATTATCGATCCAACAACTATAAATGGCACGGCAAGAAGATACTGTACATCATAAAGGAAAATGGAAAATGGAAAATCTTAGCCGAAGAAAATTTATAA
- a CDS encoding peptidyl-prolyl cis-trans isomerase, which produces MKKIVATGLMAVSLIATQAIAAKVLAKVNGHAITTEDIAPMLSQIGARFEQLPPQMKQQVIDKAIERELLKEKAERSGVEKSKEFKEALAKIKRDLTLQIWMKKKYDSIKVTDKEAKAFYQKNIDKFKRPELVHARHILVKSEKEAQDIINELKKTPKNQLKQKFIELAKTKSVGPSGKRGGDLGFFKKGQMVKPFSDAAFSLKPGTFTTKPVQTQFGYHIIYVEEKKPAGTIPFDQIKDRIKAQLKMKKFQEIVQKEAEKLKKSAKIQKNI; this is translated from the coding sequence ATGAAAAAGATTGTAGCAACTGGACTTATGGCCGTTTCTCTTATCGCAACGCAGGCAATAGCCGCAAAAGTACTTGCAAAAGTGAATGGACATGCGATAACAACAGAAGATATCGCTCCTATGCTTTCCCAAATTGGTGCGCGCTTTGAACAGCTTCCGCCACAGATGAAACAGCAGGTCATCGATAAAGCGATCGAGAGAGAACTTTTGAAAGAAAAAGCGGAAAGAAGCGGAGTTGAAAAGAGTAAGGAGTTCAAAGAGGCTTTGGCGAAAATCAAACGGGACCTCACTTTGCAAATCTGGATGAAAAAGAAGTATGACTCAATTAAAGTGACAGATAAAGAGGCGAAAGCGTTCTATCAAAAAAATATCGATAAATTTAAACGTCCTGAACTTGTTCATGCAAGACACATCTTGGTAAAAAGCGAAAAAGAAGCACAAGATATCATCAATGAGTTGAAAAAAACACCAAAAAACCAACTCAAGCAAAAATTTATCGAACTTGCAAAAACAAAATCTGTCGGACCAAGTGGGAAAAGAGGCGGAGATCTTGGGTTTTTTAAAAAAGGACAGATGGTTAAGCCTTTTAGTGATGCCGCTTTCTCTTTGAAACCGGGTACCTTTACCACGAAACCCGTTCAGACACAGTTTGGATACCATATCATCTATGTGGAAGAGAAAAAGCCAGCCGGAACTATTCCGTTTGATCAAATCAAAGATCGTATCAAAGCGCAGTTGAAAATGAAAAAATTTCAAGAGATAGTGCAAAAAGAGGCAGAAAAACTGAAAAAAAGCGCAAAAATCCAAAAAAACATCTAA